The following is a genomic window from Equus asinus isolate D_3611 breed Donkey chromosome 3, EquAss-T2T_v2, whole genome shotgun sequence.
ACAATAGACATACCTTAATAGGGCTGTTGAAGGAATAAAATGAGAGAGTGTGCAGCAagcacttagctcagggccactgcaAAGTCTGTACTTTACAAATACCGCTGATTCTCAATCATCATTAGCCTGAGAATTGTTAGCAACACTGAAAGTAAATCACTTTGGGATTCTTGAGTAAGTAAGAACACTATGTGGCGATATTCGATCTGAATTTCATTGAGAGGAAGGAATAACGTATATATTTTTCTTGCAACTTACATGACTTCCATGTTTGGGCACCCGTTCCCAGGGGAAACAATTTGAACCCGGTCAATGTGGCGGATGGGGAAGAAGAATGAGGTGTGTTGGATGCATTTACACTTTAAGTTTGTATTATAGGCCTCCAGAACACCTGTAAACACAGAATCAGTTATTTTAATCCTTTCGCATGTAATTCATAACTAGAACTTAATTACTAATCTTTCATACGGTGCgtttgaagatttaaaaatttcaagcCTGTGCTTCCACCCACGTGACTTTAGTTTGTGTATTTCTGCTTGTCGTggcttattttcaaatattttctaccaaaatcataaaaataaaactagtttttttaaaaacacaatacctaTGGAAATTTGTGGTAGCGTTATATTGGTACTCAGGTGATTGTCCAGATAATAAAATTCGAGAGCTGCCACTATCAGCTATAATTAATGCAATATAAAATCAACTGATCTTCACTCCCAACACATAAAAATCGAGGACATGAACTCCTTACAGTCCCCAGAGCAATAACAAGCTGTAGCAGAGTTCTCTCTCTTATACTCCCTCCCCTCAACCCTCCTGGTCTCTCAGTTTGAGGAAACACCACGGAagacacttttttgtttttgttgcaaaAACGTCTCCATCTCAGTTGCAAATCATTACCAAACATCTCAGTTGCAAATCATTACCAAACAAAAACCAGTAATAAACATTCAAGACTATTTTTATTCAACAACAAAGGTTATTAGTACTAATCCTTTTATATGTAATTCATTGCATGCATTTTAATGAATTCTACCCTCTTTATCTCCAGTGCCTACCATAGCACCTGACATGTATTTGCAAATAAAAGGGACCTGACTCTCAAGGTGTTTACAATTTAGTGGGAGAAGCCAATGAACCAAAACTAAAATatcacacaatgttatatttCACCCAAGGTCCAAGCTGCATTATGAGAACAGAGGGCTTTGCCAGGAGCATTGGAAAAGCATCATGGAGGAATAGAGAGATGAGGGGCTTGAAGAACGAAAATGATgtgtgaaacaaaataaaaattgaaacaaaagttCCCtacattttaagaacaaaaatttattttctacacCTCAGCAGAATATCATTCTGCACATGCACCAGATTCGTTCAGCTGTACAAAAACTTACACTTGAACTAGATATTTATCTATTTACACAGAGATAGCCTCCTCATTCAGGCTTGAAAGACTGCTTCTTTGCAGAAAGCGCAGACATGGTTCATGTCAGAGCTAACCATATAGAACTGTATCAGACTTTCCCTGCAGGAGACCAACCAGTTGGGGTCAATAATCTTTAAACCATATAAAGGGTCTGGTCAGAACACGGGTAGCAATGAAAAGCAGAACAAAGAAGAGACACAAGGAAAGAATTAGTTATAGCAGAACTGAATCTGAAAAAGGCCGGGAATAGACAAACCAAGTATAAGTCACATGGACATTGGACTTCCAGCATCTCCTCCTTCTATGAATAACAATCTTAATAATATAAATGCTTCCAGCCTCTAAGAGTTACATCCCTAAGCACCTTACTTTTAGAAATCTAGAAGCAGGTGAGCAGTTTTCTCCCCTTCAGTCATATTTCcccccattttctaattgaaaaaAAACACATTGAAACGGCTGAAGACCATTTCTGTTCAAAGCACAATGACTACATAAGTGAAAGTTCTCACCATGGACTGGAGAGAGGCTGCAGAGCAGCAGTGTGAGAAGCAGAGATCCTGGGATGAACCTCATTCTGCCTCAAGGTGGAGTTCAGACTTCAGCTCTGAGTCTAAACTGTGGGTTCTCAGCACAGACTCCTATTTATTTATGCCAGAAAGGGCCCTCCCACTGCCTTTGTCTCTAGTAGGTCAGCTGCATCATCAGTTTTAAAAGCCCCCAAATATTGCTGAGCTTGCTTTTTTTGAACTCCTCTTGCAAATTCTATGAATTTGCTTCAGAGCACTGTTAGTCTAATAAGATGTCTTTTGAACATGTAGACTATAAATGGCAGGGATGCTGCAGGAatctggaggtggggagggcggAAAAAGATACCAGTTTGGCGGCTCCACAGCACTCTCTCTAGGACCACTATCAGTGATGGTGGCTTTGATCGCTTCTGTCAGTGAAGGGTCAGCAGACTTTCTCAATGGCATTTGAACATATGCGCCATGAAATTAGGGACTCAGTTGGGCACATCATTTTGTCCCTAGGACCGGCAAGAGCGTCGAGACTttggtgggtgctcagtaaatatttgcagatcCAAGGAACTTCTCTGTAAAGACAGATCCCTATGCTGACTAGGTTACTGTTTTTCCAGACTTCCCCACATCTTATTTCACTATCTGAAATACATGATTATGTAATCTGACCACTGGAAATCCTGGAAGGGGGCAAGTTCTGTGTCCCCTGCTTGGTGTGCCTGTGTCTGGCGGAAGGGAGGGAGGCCACGGCTTTGAGGAAGAGAATCTTCCTGGCTCTGGTATGCATGTTGAGCTGGAGAGTTATTGAGGGTTAGTGGAGGGTACCATTAGGATTTCATCAGGTGCCGAACCCCACCTCATATTACAGTTTGTTTGACACGTGTAAGCACAGTTTGGTTTTGATCCTGCAAGATGGCCCACAGCCTTAACTCACTTGCTAGGAgctctttgattaaaaaaaaaaaaagaaaattatgtggaCAATGACTGGTCTAGCCTAGagtgccaccaggctgccctggAAGTATACAGGTGTGGATGTATGAAACCAGACCCATTGAATTACTGAAAAGTCAGAGGTTTAGTCTTCCTGGTGTGGCTTTCTAAACAATCTGATTTTTGCTACTCAATTAGCATTGTGAGTGTTTACATCCTGAATGCTCCAGTGTGTATGGAGTCGAGGTTGTGGTAACGTCACGCGCACTTCTCACAACAAGCAGCTCTCCAGTTGGCCTGAATGACTGCAGGGACAGGGGACTCAGCAGTCTGGAGGCAGCCCAGTCCATTGTGTGGGCAGTTCTAATTGTTGGAAAGTTCTTCCTTATGTACACGTGAAGCTGCTTCCCTAATAGCTTTGTCATTTTGTCCTAACTCAACACCTTGTCGCTGCATGAAAACAATTCTAAAGGCTCTTTCATATGTAGactccaaatatttgaagacagggTGTGTTAGCTGGGTCCTCCAGGAGGCagatgctgagtaaaagaaggtTTTTGCAGAATAACTCCTGTGATAGATAAAagtgggaaggaggcaggagtgggCAGGGAGAGCCTCAGATTGCAACGCTGATCTGACAATGCCCGTGACAACGCAACTCAGCTGAGGAACTCCACGGAAAAGACCATCTGTTGGAGGAGACTCACAATGAGCAAAGCAGTCCAGGCCTTACCACCCCTGCCAGGCTCAGTCATCAGCTAGGGCTTCTCAGAAACAGCCTGGTTTCTGGTAGAAGGCCAAGGCAGATTCGGAGGGTGCTAACAGCTGGATGCTGTCAGCTAACTGTACTTCTCACAGCTGGCCAGCAAGTTATTTCTGTAAGGGAAATCTGAGCAGTGGACCTCCGTGGCTGTCACACAGGATTATAAGCTAGAGGTTAAGAGCACAAACTATGGAGTCACCCGGTCAATGACATTGGATAGGTCACTTAATTTATCTATGCCTCATATTTCCCAGTTTTCTCATGGGGATAATACTAATTTTAAAGGGTTGTTTGGAGAATAAAATTGTGTGTATGTAGAGTTTTtggcaaagtgcctggcacacagaatgtATTCAATAGATAGTCTGTCTGGCTGGCtgtctatccacccatccatccaaccatccatccatccatccattatcaATAGGTCTTACTAACCTCCATTCTAAAACCTCCACGTACTCACttcaatggtaaaaaaaaaatctctaggttttaaaatttatcacACAGTTTGAAGCTCTCTCACCATCTTTTTGCCAACTGGTTTATCTTTTTGAAACCTGTTGATCTATTTCATTGTTTCTCCTAAATCATGATtgcccttccttttccttcccgtACCTTCTCTGactcacagatacacacacagacacacacacacacaccgcatGCACACACATCTGAACACCATACTACCCCAAGTATGGCTTTGCcaatagaaagtagaggaagccCACTATCTCCTTTGTCCTAGGCACTATTCTTCTATTAAAGCATTCCTAGACTGAATAACATTCTTCTGGCCATTTATATTGAATTAGCAGGCAacaaaatttctgtttcttttgaaaatggtCAATTTCTGACTATGTCTCATTCATTTCACTCATGCAGTTGGATCTTTGGACACAAGTGTAGGAGTTTCACATTTGCTTTTgttatatgtactatatatatctCCTTGTTAGAGCAAAAATGAGTGATGCTGACAATAACAGAAATGGCGTAGGCACCTGAAGGAGGACTCTCAATAAATCTAGGAAATTCTACAATTGGACATCGTTAAAATAGGACTACTGGGTCAAGGAGCTAATTCCAGAGCAATTCTAAAATCTGCTTTTGGTCCTTTTAATGCTCAGAGTTCTGTATCTAGCTTACACTGACCAGAGAAGCCCTATACCTGCCTGCCTGAAGATGGGATTGGAGGTTGGGCAGTTCTCTGGTAGCCAGATGATTCTAGAAGTTTCCAGTATGACACTCCATGGTCCCATTTACAGCAGGGgtataaatttcaaaaactttgaagccaagaagaaaaatattttgaacaaacaGATGAAGGTCCaagtgaaaaattttattttaaaaatggcttttatAGATACTTCTGTTTGGAAACAAAAACATACGATTTGATTTCTATTAAACCTGATTTTTATGTTCAGATATATAAAAAtctaggaaaaaggagaaaattatggGGAGGGTTTTTTCCCTGACTTGGGAATCAAACCAGATTTTTCTCTCCAGACCCAAGAAAAATTGGGTAGCTCTGAGTACCTTAGTACTCAAGCTGTGGTCCGTGGACGAACACCGTCAGcttcacctgagagcttgttaaaaatgcagaatctcaggtcctCCCTTTGAACAAGATTCCTAGGTGATTTGAATGCACCTTAAAGTCTTAGAAGCCCTGGTCTAGTAAAGCGTGAGCCACGTGCATATTCAAACGGTCTTCAGAGAAATGTTGGCACAAGTCACGTCCTCAGAGTGTGACGCACAGGTCCCTTATGAAAGCAGACAGGAAAAATGTGCTCACTGACAGCTAATTGCAGAGTGGtgacaagaagaagaaggaaattctcTCTCAAGATATGAAACAGTGAAATGTCACTAAAGTAGAGAGATGGCACAACTGGCCAAGTAGCTACCAGTCTAGCCAGCCAATAGGCATTGAACAGAGGGCCTGTGGTTGAGTTTAAGATGACTAAAGGGAAAAAGTCTTATCATTTTAAGTAGTTTGCAATAAAGTAGGAGACAAGACAAATGCCTCTGTGACCAAATcgagaatattttctttcatgctaTTTAAAAAGCAACTTAAACAAAAACCAGAAACTTACTGTATTCTGTTAACAAAGGTTTTAACCTGCTGAAAATGTGACATCTGTTTGCTTCTACATACCTGTCAGCACATCAGGGAAGTATTATAACTTGGGGGTAAGAGCTCAGCTTCTGAACTTGGACTATCTGGGTTTGTATCCCCGGCTCCAACACTTAGTTGCCTTGTTACCGGGCCCAAGGCTCAGTCCTCCTGTATCAGTAGGACTAATACGAGTAACACCTTCTTAGACGGCTGTGTAGGGAACCATAGTGCCAGCAAAGTAGTTGCTCAGTGTTTGGGCAAATAACAAACACTCgataaatgttagatattttttACCTTTGTGAAAACAcaaccatttattattttttattgttttcttattttaccaTGGTAGGAacacatgagatctaccctcttaacaactttttttttttgaagattagccctgagctaacatctgctgccaatcatcctctttttgctggggaagactgaccctgagctaacatctgtgcccattttcctctatgttatatgtgggacacctgccatagcatgacttgccaagcaacgccatgtccgcacccgggatccgaaccggcaaatcccgggctgctaaagcagaacgtgtgaactgaaccgctgtgccattgggccggctccctcttaaatttttaagtgtgccCTACAGCATTGTTGACTATAGGTGCAAAGTTGTACAGCAGACCTCTAGAGCTCATTCATCTTGCTTAAGAAGCAACTTTGGCTTAGTTTGTGAGTCAAGCTCCTGACGTGAATTAAAATGTTACTTAAGTTTCCATTGGACATGTATAATTCCTTGAGTTTAAAGGTCCTCTGGTCAAGAAGCTGTTCCTCTTTAAGGCTGACCAACCACACTCTATTTTTACCCACTTTCAACAAAAATATTGACCTCCTTTTCCTGAGAATACGCTCATGGAGGCTTGTGTTAGTTACAAATGCCCCGAAGTTTTACAAGGGAGAAGTTACACATTTTGCCATCATTTGTGTCTCCGCTG
Proteins encoded in this region:
- the CXCL13 gene encoding C-X-C motif chemokine 13 → MRFIPGSLLLTLLLCSLSPVHGVLEAYNTNLKCKCIQHTSFFFPIRHIDRVQIVSPGNGCPNMEVIIWLKNKSVVCLNPKVKSTKKLMNVLWRKTFPSTPPTPVSKSMTT